Proteins from a genomic interval of Neodiprion lecontei isolate iyNeoLeco1 chromosome 2, iyNeoLeco1.1, whole genome shotgun sequence:
- the LOC107216681 gene encoding uncharacterized protein LOC107216681 has translation MEFDYELRQDVLGFLRSLSTIALPPTLDASRERLLKRIGDNGEPPDEYVNMQPDKPLSNCSTQRPDSSEDYITPCIPSFLHKNSLIKIRSATETKIPTTFPKHFASPSRPPTYVQPLPPTDSPVIQRPYHDTQSSTNVVSTVKQDELATVEEIDDSESTEIYAKMNAQEAEAKSQKFEQLRRKERRFVFEGTRLFWAALLDAHILCYNNKRDPEPTQVLPLKGSTCQPVNAKQFSPKKLVDSTFEICLKDNRKFQFIAVAPTDMSQWMTAIHKIQEKTATANQASQPVKAIPKPVKLEPCPTDRNSNEDYEDLVITSIQEALNLPPKFPTSNYVHEKSLTTSTAESSINSKSPMLPQKVPAKYVGELSEPKSSKPSKPAPPRVLIPTPRKLPSLPLSEEFPNEDKDMVYSMIPEENPTSQDVDFKGDVEQADLYDDIDSILQKVKSIETRNVDVVQQTQASVHESEGSDTYDDVVQVKEEVQNLRKMEKVMQKTTENDIEKQAPKTPTKSSAFRSILGRIRQKSESPQKGDSKKNPISLSPQNNDNISAPYNKSLPLDENSEELKRSDINTGALDLSDYNSPPPPRPLLDKKPLDHEIEEQMIYDDIGIKSNEPVNCIVKPVKILDDKQKTNALLMNNKSVFEKQSVASLSYKKFSKVVRNLDKSFEDDIYQNQPAESNLEESSEHYQIPVNPDAGAQTPPPNSLSDNNGEEIYDDVGIVAQKKRANQEAKSKPMVQTPSNGVWTLPKAKSSEIKLFAKTNKFSTFKPEESSSEKKVRQLFSGGIKFKMPQAKQYITKRGACHIGNDIYDDCH, from the exons ATGGAATTTGACTACGAACTTCGGCAGG acgTTCTGGGCTTTTTGCGTAGTCTCTCCACTATTGCCCTACCACCGACGCTCGATGCCTCGCGAGAGAGACTTTTGAAACGCATTGGAGACAACGGGGAACCACCGGACGAATATGTCAACATGCAGCCTGACAAGCCGCTTTCAAATTGTTCAACCCAACGACCAGATTCATCGGAAGATTATATAACACCCTGTATTCCAAGctttttgcataaaaatagCCTGATCAAGATACGGTCTGCGACTGAAACTAAAATTCCGACTACTTTTCCCAAACACTTTGCATCACCATCCAGACCACCAACTTATGTCCAGCCGTTGCCTCCTACAGATTCACCTGTTATCCAACGACCGTATCACGATACGCAGTCATCAACGAATGTCGTATCTACAGTCAAGCAAGATGAGTTGGCGACCGTCGAAGAAATCGATGATTCTGAAAGTACAGAAATATACGCTAAGATGAATGCGCAAGAGGCCGAAGCAAAATCACAGAAATTTGAGCAGCTTCGAAGAAAGGAGAGAAGATTTGTCTTTGAAGGCACTCGCTTATTTTGGGCTG CTCTCTTAGACGCACATATTCTTTGCTACAACAACAAGAGAGATCCAGAACCTACACAGGTCCTACCCTTAAAGGGTTCTACGTGCCAACCTGTGAACGCCAAGCAATTCAGTCCTAAGAAGCTGGTAGATTCAACATTCGAAATTTGCTTGAAAGACAATAGAAAGTTTCAG TTCATAGCCGTCGCCCCAACAGATATGTCGCAGTGGATGACAGCGATTCataaaatacaagaaaagACCGCAACTGCAAATCAAGCCTCGCAACCAGTGAAGGCAATCCCGAAGCCTGTGAAACTTGAACCTTGTCCAACAGATCGAAACTCAAACGAAGATTACGAGGACCTTGTTATCACTAGCATTCAGGAAGCACTAAACTTACCGCCAAAGTTTCCTACCTCAAATTATGTTCATGAAAAATCACTAACAACTAGCACCGCAGAGTCGTCAATAAATTCGAAATCTCCAATGTTACCACAGAAAGTTCCTGCAAAATATGTTGGGGAACTATCTGAACCAAAGAGCAGCAAACCTAGTAAACCTGCACCACCTCGGGTTCTAATCCCCACTCCGAGGAAACTTCCATCTCTGCCTTTGTCCGAAGAATTTCCTAACGAAGATAAAGATATGGTTTATTCTATGATTCCTGAAGAAAATCCTACCAGCCAGGATGTTGATTTTAAAGGTGATGTGGAACAAGCAGACTTGTACGATGACATAGATAGTATATTGCAGAAGGTGAAATCAATCGAAACACGGAACGTCGATGTAGTACAGCAAACACAAGCGAGTGTACACGAGAGTGAAGGAAGCGATACATACGATGACGTGGTGCAGGTAAAAGAGGAAGTGCAAAATCTTAGGAAGATGGAGAAAGTAATGCAAAAAACGACAGAAAACGATATTGAGAAACAGGCACCTAAAACACCGACAAAGTCATCGGCATTCAGATCTATACTTGGCAGAATAAGGCAAAAGAGCGAATCGCCGCAGAAAGGAGATTCAAAGAAAAACCCAATCTCCTTATCCCCTCAAAATAACGACAATATATCAGCTCCGTATAATAAATCACTACCTTTGGACGAAAATTCTGAGGAATTAAAACGTAGTGACATAAATACAGGAGCACTTGATTTATCAGACTACAATAGTCCACCACCGCCAAGACCGCTTCTTGACAAAAAGCCTTTGGATCATGAAATAGAGGAACAAATGATCTATGATGATATTGGTATCAAAAGCAATGAGCCTGTAAATTGCATCGTTAAACCTGTAAAGATATTGGATGACAAACAAAAGACTAATGCATTATTGATGAACAATaaatcagtttttgaaaaacaatcaGTCGCAAGCTTGTCgtacaaaaaattctcaaaggTAGTGCGTAACTTGGATAAAAGTTTTGAAGATGATATTTATCAGAATCAACCTGCCGAATCAAATCTCGAAGAGAGTTCAGAACATTACCAAATACCAGTGAATCCAGATGCAGGTGCGCAGACGCCGCCTCCGAATAGCCTGTCTGACAATAATGGTGAGGAAATTTATGATGACGTAGGGATAGTCGCTCAAAAGAAACGTGCAAATCAGGAAGCCAAAAGTAAACCTATGGTACAAACTCCATCAAATGGTGTTTGGACCCTTCCTAAAGCAAAATCGTCAGAAATTAAGTTATTTGCAAAGACCAACAAATTTTCTACATTCAAGCCAGAAGAATCGAGTTCAGAAAAGAAAGTTCGACAACTGTTTAGTGGTGGAATAAAGTTCAAAATGCCCCAAGCTAAACAATATATTACAAAGCGTGGAGCATGTCATATTGGGAATGATATTTATGACGATTGCCATTAA
- the LOC107216712 gene encoding leucine-rich repeat-containing protein 59 isoform X1: MTVFIARSTNSSASSDDCEVPTCVAFQTFQNKEIPHRHRNNNDNQKIIFAALVLADLFQHVKFSTRIRLRGYRLTLFHFILRNVFWSTLSVTSFCDKQYKYDMSSRMNLKDKLQDDTLDLSMSDLQEVPVKDIAVIRKASHLDLSNNRLVSLPKTFATLTHIVKLDLSKNQLTELPENFGDMRQLKYLDLYSNNISRLPLSLGELKNLKWLDLKENPLTPGVASVAGLCSNAKECQACARNVVAYLSSAKRAIDEEQQRRIIAIAAVEAEKGAAPTKKDGKKKKKKAEHKESRSQLDRENSAGLKSDRQKTNGHTSALRLKSEYKNTYGLSPSPRDGIAGRLCRGLIKLFFWLIAISILVVLGLVLLPLFDKKRADSISDYLELQTGQPVRYYQQSSSEYLDKFIDNVILWTEQAQIVLKEIYSKYFAIGSSLKNDL; this comes from the exons ATGACCGTGTTTATCGCTAGAAGTACAAATTCCAGTGCTTCAAGTGATGACTGTGAAGTGCCAACTTGCGTTGCGTTCCAAACgttccaaaacaaagaaatccCACACAGGCATAGAAACAACAATGACaaccaaaaaataattttcgctGCGCTGGTGTTGGCAGACCTGTTTCAACATGTCAAGTTCTCCACCCGTATTCGCTTACGTGGATACCGTTTGACTTTATTCCACTTTATTCTGCGTAACGTATTTTGGAGTACTTTATCTGTGACTTCTTTCTGCGATAAACAATATAAATACG ATATGTCGTCCAGGATGAATTTGAAGGATAAATTACAAGACGATACTTTGGATCTGAGCATGTCAGACCTTCAGGAAGTACCTGTAAAAGACATT gCTGTAATCAGAAAAGCATCCCACTTGGATCTCTCGAACAACAGGCTGGTCTCTTTGCCC AAAACATTTGCCACATTAACACACATAGTCAAGCTGGATCTGAGCAAAAACCAATTGACGGAGTTGCCGGAAAATTTTGGAGATATGCGCCAACTCAAATATCTTGATCTCTACAGTAACAAT ATAAGTCGATTACCATTGAGCTTAGGTGAGCTAAAGAATTTAAAGTGGCTAGATTTAAAGGAAAACCCTCTCACACCAGGCGTAGCTAGTGTTGCCGGATTGTGCAGTAATGCCAAAGAATGCCAAGCTTGCGCTCGCAATGTTGTTGCGTATTTATCTAGTGCAAAACGAGCTATTGACGAGGAACAACAGCGTAGGATAATCGCAATTGCAGCAG tTGAAGCAGAGAAAGGTGCGGCACCTACGAAAAAAGatgggaaaaagaagaagaaaaaagcagAACATAAGGAGAGCAgatcgcaattagatagggAAAATTCGGCAGGCCTTAAGTCGGACCGACAAAAGACCAATGGGCATACATCTGCACTAAGACTGAAGTCCGAGTATAAAAATACTTACGGATTATCACCTTCGCCGAGAG ATGGAATTGCAGGTAGACTGTGCAGAGGTTTGATCAAACTGTTCTTCTGGTTGATAGCGATAAGTATTCTTGTTGTATTAGGACTTGTGTTATTGCCCTTGTTTGACAAGAAACGGGCGGATTCTATTTCCGATTACTTGGAGCTCCAAACGGGACAGCCAGTTCGGTATTACCAACAATCAAGTAGTGAATATTTAGACAAATTTATTGACAATGTTATTCTATGGACTGAACAAGCACAAATcgttttgaaagaaatttattccaagTATTTTGCTATTGGGAGTAGTTTGAAAAACGATTTATAA
- the LOC107216712 gene encoding leucine-rich repeat-containing protein 59 isoform X2, which yields MSSRMNLKDKLQDDTLDLSMSDLQEVPVKDIAVIRKASHLDLSNNRLVSLPKTFATLTHIVKLDLSKNQLTELPENFGDMRQLKYLDLYSNNISRLPLSLGELKNLKWLDLKENPLTPGVASVAGLCSNAKECQACARNVVAYLSSAKRAIDEEQQRRIIAIAAVEAEKGAAPTKKDGKKKKKKAEHKESRSQLDRENSAGLKSDRQKTNGHTSALRLKSEYKNTYGLSPSPRDGIAGRLCRGLIKLFFWLIAISILVVLGLVLLPLFDKKRADSISDYLELQTGQPVRYYQQSSSEYLDKFIDNVILWTEQAQIVLKEIYSKYFAIGSSLKNDL from the exons ATGTCGTCCAGGATGAATTTGAAGGATAAATTACAAGACGATACTTTGGATCTGAGCATGTCAGACCTTCAGGAAGTACCTGTAAAAGACATT gCTGTAATCAGAAAAGCATCCCACTTGGATCTCTCGAACAACAGGCTGGTCTCTTTGCCC AAAACATTTGCCACATTAACACACATAGTCAAGCTGGATCTGAGCAAAAACCAATTGACGGAGTTGCCGGAAAATTTTGGAGATATGCGCCAACTCAAATATCTTGATCTCTACAGTAACAAT ATAAGTCGATTACCATTGAGCTTAGGTGAGCTAAAGAATTTAAAGTGGCTAGATTTAAAGGAAAACCCTCTCACACCAGGCGTAGCTAGTGTTGCCGGATTGTGCAGTAATGCCAAAGAATGCCAAGCTTGCGCTCGCAATGTTGTTGCGTATTTATCTAGTGCAAAACGAGCTATTGACGAGGAACAACAGCGTAGGATAATCGCAATTGCAGCAG tTGAAGCAGAGAAAGGTGCGGCACCTACGAAAAAAGatgggaaaaagaagaagaaaaaagcagAACATAAGGAGAGCAgatcgcaattagatagggAAAATTCGGCAGGCCTTAAGTCGGACCGACAAAAGACCAATGGGCATACATCTGCACTAAGACTGAAGTCCGAGTATAAAAATACTTACGGATTATCACCTTCGCCGAGAG ATGGAATTGCAGGTAGACTGTGCAGAGGTTTGATCAAACTGTTCTTCTGGTTGATAGCGATAAGTATTCTTGTTGTATTAGGACTTGTGTTATTGCCCTTGTTTGACAAGAAACGGGCGGATTCTATTTCCGATTACTTGGAGCTCCAAACGGGACAGCCAGTTCGGTATTACCAACAATCAAGTAGTGAATATTTAGACAAATTTATTGACAATGTTATTCTATGGACTGAACAAGCACAAATcgttttgaaagaaatttattccaagTATTTTGCTATTGGGAGTAGTTTGAAAAACGATTTATAA
- the LOC107216710 gene encoding cytosolic non-specific dipeptidase isoform X1 encodes MDQPLPATLSKLFSHIDAHKSDYIEALREAVAIKSVSAWPDKRNDIVRMMEWAEKKLKELGSTTELVDIGKQTLPDGKQIPLPPILLGDLGSDPKKKTVLLYGHLDVQPALVEDGWDTEPFELVEKDEKLYGRGSTDDKGPVLGWIHALQGYKAIGEEIPVNIKFCFEGMEESGSEGLDELLWDRKDTFLKGTDYVCISDNYWLGTTKPCITYGLRGICYFNLEVSCASKDLHSGTFGGTVYEAMADLIFLMNTLVDIDGRIKIDGIYDKVAKITDAELESYKTIEFDVDEFRTQVGTSRLAHNEDKTQLLMHRWRYPSLSLHGIEGAFSEPGAKTVIPRTVIGKFSIRIVPDMTPNEVESLVRRHLEKQWVTRGSPNTMKVSMGHGGKPWTENPDHPHYLAGRKATKHVYKVDPDLSREGGSIPVTLTFQEVTGKNVLLLPVGCGDDGAHSQNEKLNVRNYIEGTKLLGAYLYEVAQLQH; translated from the exons ATGGATCAGCCACTACCAGCAACGTTGAGCAAACTGTTTAG CCATATAGATGCCCACAAGTCTGATTACATTGAGGCTCTCAGGGAGGCTGTTGCAATAAAATCCGTCTCAGCATGGCCCGACAAAAGGAACGACATAGTGAGAATGATGGAGTGGGCAGAAAAAAAGCTAAAGGAATTGGGATCTACAACAGAACTTGTGGATATTGGAAAGCAAACACTTCCCGACGGCAAACAGATTCCCCTGCCACCAATTCTGCTGGGAGATCTTGGCTCCGACCCAAAAAAGAAGACGGTACTTTTGTACGGACATCTAGACGTTCAGCCGGCTTTAGTCGAAGATGGTTGGGACACCGAGCCATTTGAATTGGtcgaaaaagatgaaaaacttTACGGTAGAGGGAGTACTGACGACAAAGGTCCTGTCCTTGGATGGATTCATGCTTTGCAAGGATATAAGGCTATCGGGGAAGAAATCCCAGTTAATATAAAG TTCTGTTTTGAGGGTATGGAAGAGAGCGGAAGCGAAGGTCTTGACGAGCTCTTGTGGGATCGTAAAGATACGTTCTTGAAGGGTACTGACTATGTATGCATTTCGGACAATTACTGGCTGGGTACGACAAAGCCCTGCATAACATACGGTCTCAGGGGTATCTGCTATTTTAATCTGGAGGTCAGCTGTGCGAGCAAAGATCTGCACAGCGGGACTTTCGGCGGTACTGTATATGAAGCTATGGCCGATCTGATCTTCCTAATGAACACGTTAGTGGATATCGACGGTCGAATTAAAATCGATGGCATCTACGACAAAGTTGCTAAGATCACAGATGCTGAACTCGAAAGCTACAAAACAATAGAATTTGATGTGGATGAATTCCGTACGCAGGTTGGAACGTCCAGGTTGGCGCACAATGAGGACAAG acGCAACTATTGATGCACCGCTGGCGCTATCCAAGCCTTTCTCTACATGGTATCGAAGGAGCTTTCAGTGAGCCTGGGGCAAAGACTGTGATACCACGAACGGTGATTGGTAAATTTTCGATAAGAATAGTGCCAGACATGACCCCGAACGAGGTTGAGTCGCTGGTGCGACGTCATTTGGAAAAGCAATGGGTGACTAGAGGCAGTCCCAACACAATGAAAGTCAGCATGGGTCATGGTGGAAAACCATGGACAGAGAATCCGGATCACCCGCACTACCTAGCTGGTCGTAAAGCAACGAAACACGTCTACAAGGTTGATCCGGATTTGTCGCGTGAGGGTGGTTCCATTCCTGTGACGCTAACTTTCCAAGAAGTGACTGGTAAGAACGTTCTCCTATTGCCGGTTGGCTGTGGCGATGATGGTGCACATTCCCAAAACGAAAAGCTCAACGTGCGCAACTACATAGAAGGC ACAAAGTTACTTGGAGCTTATCTCTACGAAGTTGCTCAACTACAACACTAA